The following nucleotide sequence is from Gammaproteobacteria bacterium.
CTCATGAAGTATTTATTGATCCCTGTCTTACTAGTACTTGCATCTTGCACAAATAATTCTGAAGTCAAAGATAATGATGCCAAAGCGGCTGAGGTATTGGTTGGTGTGTGGCGCGGTGATGGTACTTACGCTGATGAGGAAGATGCCGGTTGGGCTGAATCATGGAAAATGATTCGAGAATCTGATGGTAGTTATAAGGTGGATTACATGATTGTTCATGATGGAGACAAACTCTTTGAGCAGTCGTCCGATGCTGGCACCTGGAGTTACGAGGATGGTGTTTATTATGAGGTTAACGGCGGCGGTAACAAGATTGCTTATGATGTCTTCTCAGTTAAAGCGGATTGGTTTGAATATAATATTGCGCAAAGACAAGGCACACCAAATATACAAGAGAGTAAAACTGTAGAAGGTTTTCAGTTACAAGGTCCACCAGAAGGGTACTCAGAAGTTACGTATGACCAACCGGTAGATATTCCTGTAGAAGCCGAAGAATAACTCATAAAAATCAATATCGTTGCCTATGTTTAGTTATCGTTCCTTAGCTTTTTTTGGCTTAGTAATTTGCACTGCATCCATGTTATTTGCAGTACTTTATCTAGAAAGGACTTTGTATTTAGATCCTTGTCCGCTTTGTATTTTAGATAGAGTAGTGATCATGGCTTTAGGAGTGTTATTTTTAATTGCATTATTGCATGGACCAAGAACTATTTTTGCTAAAATAAATGGAGTGCTTAGTATTGTATTGACTTCGATAGGAATCGGCCTTGCTTCCCGGCATATTTGGTTGCAAAACCTACCCAAGGATCAAGTGCCTGAGTGTGGACCAGATTTGTACTTTATGTTGGATACCTTGCCACTATTTGAAACACTTAAAAAAACGCTTACGGGCTCTGGCTCATGCGCTGATACGAGTTGGACTTTTGCAGACTTAACGATTCCAGAGCAGACCTTAATTTTATTTGTGATTTTACTGATTTTATCTGTCATTCAGACACTGCGCGCTCGAAAACCTCTTTAAACCTGCAAGGTAACTGTTAGAATTCCTTTCTTTTATGTCTTGGCCAATGCGGCTCTATATATTAGTAATAGATTGAGATAATCGTGAGTACTTCCGCTAAAGAAATTCATCCCATTCCAAATCGCGCGCCAGTAGCAACAAAATATGTCGAGTTGCATGGAGATTATGGCACGACAGATTTCATGATGCGGCGCGGTGAAGTATTGCCAGAAGTGAATGTGGCGTATGAAGCTTGGGGTAATCTTTCAGAGACTCATGACAATGCTGTTCTGGTATTTACAGGTTTATCCCCCTCAGCGCATGCCTGTTCCTCATCAGAAGATCCAGCTCCCGGTTGGTGGGAGTATATGATTGGGCCAGGCAAACCTATTGATACGAATCGTTTTTATGTTGTATGTGTGAATTCACTGGGAAGTTGCTTTGGCTCTACAAGCGCAAACTCGATCAATCCAAAAACAGGTAAGCAATACTGCTCTGAGTTTCCCGAACTAACGATCGAAGACATAGCAAAAGCAGGACACCACGCTATGCAGGAGCTCGATATAGAACATTTATGTGCAGTTATTGGTGCATCTATGGGTGGCATGTCTTCGCTTGCGTATGCATTACAGTATCCTGATGAAGTGGATCACGTAGTCACGATATCAGCAGCATGTCGTTCTTTGCCATTAGCTATTGCAATGCGCTCACTGCAGCGTGAAATTGTACGTTGCGACCCTGATTGGAAAAATGGTTGTTATGAACCCGATGAAGAGCCAAAGAACGGAATGGTGTTGGCGCGGAAACTAGGCTTAGTTTCTTATCGTGCGGCAGAAGAATGGAATGAGCGTTTTAATCGTGCGCGTATAGATCCAAGTCGTCGCAGCAAAGATAAATTTGGCATTGAATTTGAAGTCGAATCTTACTTAGATTATAACGCGCATAAGTTTGTAGAAAACTTTGATGCAAATAGTTATTTGTATTTATCGCGTGCAATGGATTTATTTGATGTTGCTGAACATGGTGGTTCTGTAAATGCAGGTCTTGCAAAAGTTCATGCTAAAAAGACATTAGTGGTTGGGGTTGATACCGATATTTTATTTCCCATTCAGCAACAGGAAGAAATCTATAATGGAATCAAGAATGCAGGGCGTAATGTTGAATTTGAACGCATCGCATCGACGAAAGGACACGATGCATTCTTAATTGACGAGGAGTTATTTAGTCCTATAGTTAGAAAGTTTTTTGCAGAAATTAAATAATTGTTATTTCTTAACGTTTATTAATATCAACATATTCTCTCTCATCCGAACCAGTATATAGCTGGCGAGGGCGACCAATTTTCGCAGCAGGATCACTCATGTGTTCTTTCCAATGTGAAATCCAACCAACCGTTCTTGCCAGTGCAAAAATCACAGTGAACATTTCCATTGGTATTCCCATTGCACGTAAAATAATTCCAGAGTAGAAATCTACGTTTGGATATAGCTTACGTTCTACAAAATAATCGTCAGAAAGTGCAATTCTTTCTAATTCCATTGCTGTGTCAAAAAGAGGTTTGTTTGGGTTGTTATCGCCGAGTTCAGCTAATAACTCATGACACACTTCTCGGATAATTTTTGCACGTGGGTCATAATTTTTATAAACGCGGTGGCCAAAGCCCATTAATCGGAAACCAGAATCTTTGTCTTTAGCGCGGTCGATATAGTAGGCCACGTCGTTGTCTGAATCTACGATGTCCTCAAGCATGCGAATTACCGCTTCATTTGCACCGCCATGAGCAGGACCCCAAAGAGAACTGATACCTGCTGATAAGGCCGCATATGGATTTGCCCCCGAGCTGCCCGCTAGACGCACCGTTGAGGTAGAGGCATTTTGTTCATGGTCAGCATGCAAGATTAGAATTACATCCATCGCTTTGATGAAGGTAGGACTTGGCTCGTAGTCTGTAGTCGGCAAGCCAAACATCATGTGCAAAAAGTTAGGCACATAATCTAGATCATTGTTTGGATACATAAACGGCTGGCCAATAGAATACTTGTGTACCCAAGCTGCCATGGTGGGCACTTTTGCAATCATACGGTTTGCTGCAATTTCGCGTGACTCTGGGTCATGCACATCGATCTGATCATGATAGAAAGCAGATAATGCGCCTACAGTAGCGACCATCATCGCCATGGGGTGAGAGTCGTTATGGAACCCCAGGTAGAATCGACGCATTTTTTCATCAAGCATGGTGTGCATCTTTTGGCGCGCTTTAAATTCATCAAATGCTTGAGCTGAAGGCAACTCTCCATAAAGAAGTAGGTAACAGACCTCTAAGAAAGTGCTTTTTGCTGCAAGTTGTTCAATAGGGTAGCCACGATAACGTAGTAGGCCGATATCACCATCAATGAAGGTGATCTTGCTATCACAGCTGCCTGTAGATACAAAACCTGGGTCGAAAGTGAAATAGCCAAGCTCTTTGTATAACTTGCCTATATCAATCACGCTTGGGCCATTGGTGCCATCAAGAATTGGTAGGTCGACTGTTTTCCCTGTCGTATTATCAGTGACTGTGACGGTACGATCTGCCATGTTGCCTTCTCCTAAATGAATCTAAATTCGTAATTTGTTTAATCTGTGATCAAAACTGACGGCTACCCGCATTGATTTGGGCACTACTATAATCAGTATATTTAAGGTCTGAGATTAAAAAGTATTCGTAACTTATTGTTATTATATAAGTTATATAGTATGCATTGTTATTATTCGCTGCACCAACTCGTTCAAATTTTAGCAAATTATAGCATTTTTTGAACTGGCCAGTGGAGAGAGATAGCTACTTATTCAAGTAATTACGCTTTAGTCTTGGTTAAGAATTGCTCAACATAATTAGCAATCATGTCAATATTATTAAGGTCTAAAAGAGGAAGCTTGCTTTCCACCTGACTAGGGTCGTCAGTTGCTATCGCAATAACATACTTATCACTTGCAGAAATCAAAGGTTTTTTGAGCGTTGGACGGTGGATTTCTATCTTTGCGATTGGCGCTGATTTGAAGCCTTCGACAATAACAAGGTCAATATTCCTGACTGATATATGCTGCAGCGCTTCTTGAAGAGAAAGTTCTGAGTTTTCATCAGCGTGTTCATGAATCATCGCCCAACGTTTTTGCGATGAAATCAGTATTTGTTGAGCACCGGCTTTGCGTATTTTGTAACTGTCTTTTTCAGGGTGATCTATATCAAAGGAATGATGTGCGTGCTTGATTACGGCAACTCGAAGTTTGCGAGCAGAAAGAATAGGGATCAGTTTCTCGAGTAGTGTGGTCTTTCCTGATCCACTATATGCTGAGAAGCCTATTACGGGTTTGTCGAAAGAAATGGTTTGCATATTATTTTGCAGCTAATTGTTGAGATATGGTTTGTCGATCTTCGGGAGTGTTGATATTAATGAAGCAGTTTTGTTTGTCACTAAAATCAACTGCTTTAAAGTTCTGTTGGGCATACCATCGGTCAATCTTGCGTTCACCACTATTTAAATAATCCAGCAAGCTTTTATGCAAATCACAGTCAATTAATGCGTATACAGGCTGCAGTCGTTGACCGTCATGTGCGACAGCAATATGTGTATTCTCATCTATAGAATCTAAGGCAGAAAATAAACGAGTAACTAGATCTTCTGTAATCAGTGGTCCATCACAAGGGCATGTGCATATATATTTTGTCTTAGCTGCATCCATAGCAGCAGCAATTCCCGCAAGTGGGCCCTGATAGTCAGCAAGTTGATCAGAGATTACAGGGTAAGAATACTTTTTATATTCACTTACGTTTCGATTTGCATTGATTAAGATCTCATTCACTTGGGGCTTTAATATGTCCAATACATATTGAATCATGGTTTGTCCGTTAATTTCGATTAAACCTTTGTCTTGCCCACCCATTCGCCTAGACTTTCCACCAGCTAAGACCACGCCGGTAACATTTTCATTATAAATAGTAGTCATTTAAGTAATATAAAGAGATAGTTTTAATAGTTAGTTTATTTAATGGGGTAAAATACAAATATGATATTGTAAATTGATTCCTATAAAGGCCTTTTATTATGAGTGAACAAATAAGTGATCAACAACAACTTGAACTTGAAGCAGCAGTATACAGAAGGTTAGTTGCGCATTTGCAGGCAAAGACCGATGTGCAAAATATTGATTTGATGAATTTAGCGGATTTTTGTAGAAATTGCTTATCCAAATGGTACGTTGCGGCAGCGAAAGATAAAAATATATCGTTAGAATATGAGCAGGCCAGGGAAATTGTCTATGGTATGCCGTATCCAGAGTGGAAAGATAAGTATCAAAAAGAAGCGACTCCTGAGCAGTTGAGTGCATTTGCTGAGGCTGAGAAAAGACGCAAAGGTTAACTGGTCATATTAAATAATGGCTACCAATACCAAAGATCTTAATGATGACGAGCTATTACGCTATAGCCGTCAGATCATGTTGCCGCAAATAGGCATTGAAGGTCAGCAAAAGATACTTGATTCTAAAGTATTACTTTTTGGGGCAGGAGGCTTGGGTTCGCCAATTGCCATGTATCTAGTAGCAAGTGGTGTAGGTGAGTTAACGCTTGTAGATCCTGATACGGTAGATCTAAGTAACTTGCAACGTCAAATTCTACATTGCACTAAAAATCTTGGTGAAGATAAAGTGCTTTCCGCTAAGCAAACACTTGCTGATTTAAATTCACAAACTCGAGTGCGTACTATTAAAGAAATTTTGTCAGGTAATTCACTTGAGGAAGAAATTAATCGCGCAGATGTCGTGGTAGATGCAACAGATAATTTTCAATCACGTTTTGCGATCAATGCAGCTTGTGTGAAATCTGCCACTGCACTGGTGACGGGGGCGGCAATTCGCTTTGAAGGGCAGGTGTCTGTGTTTGATATGCAGGAAGGTAGCGCGTGCTATCAGTGCTTATTTCCAAATGTTAATTCTGGTCAAAATGAAACCCATGAGAATGAACTAGAAGAAAGTTGTTCTGAAACGGGAATTCTTGGTTCGGTTACCGGTCTTATAGGTGCTATTCAAGCTACAGAGGTCATTAAGCTTTTAGTGAATATTGGACAAACACTTTCTAATAAATTATTGCTCATTGATGCATTGAATATGGAATGGCATAGCGTAAAAATAAAAAAAGACCCTAAATGTGCTACATGTTCGTGTTAAATATAACTGCCTGATTTTCTACTTGTCATTAGCTTTATTGCTGGCATCTTTCTGTCTTTCTGCAAAAACTTTAAATTTCACAACTTCAATAAGCATTGATGCTATTGAAGGCAGCGGAATCGATCTTCGCGACATCAAAGTTAATTTTGATTCTCTACTTGAGAGTAAATCATCTTATTCGATTCAAATAGGGTCTGCTGTCTTGCCAGAAAATAGAGGTACGATTAAAGATATCCATCTAGTGTGCTATGAAGGAGAAATTTCTAAACAAGTAGTTGCGTGTAATGAAGGTGTGTTGTCATTTAAAGATCCACTAGCAAGTGCTGATAAGGCTAAGGTTCAATTTCTTAAAAACAAAGAAGGCGATGTAAGCTTTACAATTGACAATTTTGATCTAGCAGGTGGGTCAGCGTCCTTACAGGCAGATATGCAAGATGATGTTTGGCAAGCTAGACTTAAAAGTAACAATATTTCATTTTCAATGTTACAAGAAGTCTTACCAGAGTTTCCGGAACTCTTCTCAAAGGGTTCAATGAAGAGTGATATTACTTTTTTTGGTAACGGTTCTTCATTGAATACTATCCATGGCGATGCGTATGTAAACAAATTTTCTTTTTCAAATGAAGAAAGTACGGCAGTAGGTGAGGGTGTAGGTGCCAAGATTGGCTTTAGAAGTAAACGATTTCAAGATATCTGGCAGAGTGAAATTAACGCTACGACATTTCAAGGTGAGCTCTATTTTGATCCTGTTTTTATAGATGCTAATGCAAACCCTAAAGATTTATATGGAAGAATCAATTGGCAGGTAGGTTCAAGTAAAATTGAATTAGCGCCGCTGCACTTTGAAGATGCAAATGTCGTGCATCTTGCAATAACTACAATTATTGATATTGAGAAAAAACAAGCAATAACACCTGTTCAAGCTGACATTCAGTATGCTTTATTCCCAAAAGTTTATGATGAATATATGCAGCCATTTTTGCTTGATAGCAACATGGCAGACTTAACAACAAAAGGCAGGCTAGCAGGTTCGATATTATTGGATAGTGGCAGAATTGTTGAAACTAACTTGGATTTAAATTATTTAACTTTTGAAGATAATCAAAATAGATTTTCTATTTCAAAATTGAATGGAAAATTTGGTTGGGGCAAGCGTTATTCTGGAAAAGACTACGAATTTAATTTTGAAACTGCCAGTATTTATAAAATGCAACTTGAGTCTAGTAAATTCTCATTTTCAAATGATGAGCAAGCTTTAGTATTGCAACAGCCTGTAAGTGTGCCGATTCTAGATGGGGCGGTAAACATTGAAAGCTTCAAGGTGATGCATCCCGGTAATAAAGATCAGTCTATTTTGATGGATATCAGTGTAACGCCGGTATCGATGTCAAAGATTTCAACCGCTTTTGGTTGGCCTGAGATGAAGGGTAATCTTTCGGGCTATGCTCCAAATGTAACGTATAAACAAGGCGATGTGGATATTCAAGGAGCATTGCTGATCAGAGGGTTTGGTGGCACAACAACGATTCATAATTTAAGTGCTGCAGATCTATTTAGTCTTACTCCAAAATTATCTGCAGATGTTCAACTTAACAATTTAGACTTAATCTCTCTTACCGAAACATTTTCCTTCGGAGAAATTACAGGTCGGTTAGAGGGTTCAATAAATAATATGCAATTTGTAAGTTGGGCGCCGGTACAATTTGATGCATGGTTTGGAACGCCGGAAACTGATAATTCTCGGCACAGAATTAGTCAAACTGCAGTAGATAATCTTACACAAGTAGGGAATGGTGGCGCCGATATTTTGTCTAAAAGTTTCCTCAAATTTTTTGATAGCTTTGGATACGATAAATTAGGGTTGGGTTGCTCCTTAAAGAACAATATTTGCAAAATGCATGGTGTAAATAGTTTTACACAAGACAATTCACGTGGATTTTATATTGTTAAAGGCCGTGGCGTACCTCGAATTGATATTGTTGGTTTTACCGATGAAGTCTCTTGGCCGGTACTGATCGCGAGATTGAAGAGAGTAGTAAGCACCCAGGAAGTTATTGTGAACTAGTGCAAAATATGTACTATTTGGCTTGGAACTTAGCTATAAGTAGTAAGGTCTTATACATGATATACATTTTTGGCACACTTTATAAGGTGGAAAAACAATGAAGCATAAGTCGATCTTAAGCAGTTTTCTATTTGGTTTGGCGCTATCTGCGTGTGTAACCATAAATATATATTTTCCAGCAGCTGCAGCAGAAGATGCAGCGCGTGTCATTGTGCGTGATGTATTAAATGAAGAAGAAGTTGAAGTCACTAATGAAGATCAAGAAGAAAATAATCAAAGTAACGTAGAGAAATTAGATAATTTTACTTATCTAATAGCAAGTTCAGTTTTAAACATACTTATTTCTCCTGCTCATGCTGAAGCCAATATTAATATTAATACACCTGCCATTAGTGCACTGCGAGGTAGTCTAAAATCGCGTGCAGGATCTTTAAAGCCTCATTATGTAAGTGGTGCAGTTGGTTTAACGGGTAATGCAAATGTTCAGATACGAGACCAATCTTTAATACCACTCAAAGAGCGTAATCGGGTTAAGAAATTGGTTGCGGACGAAAATAAAGAACGTGGTGCGTTATATGCAGAGATTGCACGAGCTAATGATCATCCGGAGTGGGAGGCAGATATTCGATCTACCTTTGCGCGTGTTTGGGTGGAAGAGGTAGCTGCAGGCACTTGGTATCAAAATGCTGATGGTGCATGGGTGCAAAAATAAATGACTCTGCTATCAAGTTGACAGTATTCATTAGCGATCAAGCATAGTTTGGTGGCTGTCTTTTTGCGGTTGGATTCCAGTTTTCGGTCTAGGCTACCCTCTGTTTAGCAGAATAATGGATAACCGCTAGTCTATTGCTAGATTAGCTGTATCTGAGCATAACCGCGTATCTGCTACAATCACTATGGTTAAATTCATAGCGATCTTCATTCAATAATGTGGTCTTTAAAAGAAAAAATTACTGACAAAATTTGGGGCGTTGATATCAATACGCTGCCATGGTGGCAAGGCAGTATGCTAAGTATTGTCCGTTTCATTCATATCATGATGGATGATTTTTTAGATGGACAATTAAATCTTCGTGCCATGAGTTTGGTATTCACCACTATGCTTTCAATAGTGCCGCTTATTGCTGTGAGTTTTTCAGTGATGAAAGCATTTGGTGTACATAATCAAATGGAACCCATGTTATTACAGTATTTAGCACCGCTTGGAGGTCAAGGCCAAGAGATTGCGCAGCAAATTATGGGGTTTGTGGATAATACTAAAGTAGGGCTGCTCAGCGGTGTAGGTTTGGCGTTGTTGTTTGGGATAATTGTCAGGTTAATCAATAAAATTGAAAGCGCCTTTAATTATACCTGGAGAGTTCAACAGTCAGGATCATTGGCGAGAAGGTTTAGTAACTACCTAAGTGTAATTATGGTGGGCCCTGTTTTGGTGTTTGTAGCAATGGGGGTTACCGGTACCGCATTAAATACTTCAATAGCACAAGCAATAATAGCGGTAGAGCCTTTCGGAACGTTGCTTAGCTTGGCAACTAAGCTTGTGCCTTATTTGTTAATTATTGCAGCGTTTACCTTTACCTATTTGTTTATGCCTAATACTAAGGTTAGGTTCGTACCTGCATTAATGGGTGGAATTGCTGCAGGTGTGTTGTGGCAGACCGTGGGTTGGGTATTTGCAACGGTAATGTCGGCTTCTATATCTACTAGTTACACTGCGATATATTCAAGCTTTGCATTTTTGTTTGTGTTTATGATCTGGCTTTGGTGGAGCTGGTTAATATTGTTAGTAGGTTCAAGTGTTGCATTTTATAAACAACATCCTGAATATTTACATATCAACGCGCATGATTTAGCGCTTACTAATAGACAGAAAGAAGAAGTTGCCCTGCAAATAATGGCAATCATAGGCCAACGATTCTATGCAAATACTACTCCTGTATCGGTTACAACATTAGTGAGTTCATTGCACTTGCCTCAGCAATCAATAGAACAACAACTTGATCTACTAGTAGAGCATGGTTTATTGGTAAAT
It contains:
- the mobA gene encoding molybdenum cofactor guanylyltransferase codes for the protein MTTIYNENVTGVVLAGGKSRRMGGQDKGLIEINGQTMIQYVLDILKPQVNEILINANRNVSEYKKYSYPVISDQLADYQGPLAGIAAAMDAAKTKYICTCPCDGPLITEDLVTRLFSALDSIDENTHIAVAHDGQRLQPVYALIDCDLHKSLLDYLNSGERKIDRWYAQQNFKAVDFSDKQNCFININTPEDRQTISQQLAAK
- a CDS encoding citrate synthase, whose translation is MADRTVTVTDNTTGKTVDLPILDGTNGPSVIDIGKLYKELGYFTFDPGFVSTGSCDSKITFIDGDIGLLRYRGYPIEQLAAKSTFLEVCYLLLYGELPSAQAFDEFKARQKMHTMLDEKMRRFYLGFHNDSHPMAMMVATVGALSAFYHDQIDVHDPESREIAANRMIAKVPTMAAWVHKYSIGQPFMYPNNDLDYVPNFLHMMFGLPTTDYEPSPTFIKAMDVILILHADHEQNASTSTVRLAGSSGANPYAALSAGISSLWGPAHGGANEAVIRMLEDIVDSDNDVAYYIDRAKDKDSGFRLMGFGHRVYKNYDPRAKIIREVCHELLAELGDNNPNKPLFDTAMELERIALSDDYFVERKLYPNVDFYSGIILRAMGIPMEMFTVIFALARTVGWISHWKEHMSDPAAKIGRPRQLYTGSDEREYVDINKR
- a CDS encoding disulfide bond formation protein B, with product MFSYRSLAFFGLVICTASMLFAVLYLERTLYLDPCPLCILDRVVIMALGVLFLIALLHGPRTIFAKINGVLSIVLTSIGIGLASRHIWLQNLPKDQVPECGPDLYFMLDTLPLFETLKKTLTGSGSCADTSWTFADLTIPEQTLILFVILLILSVIQTLRARKPL
- a CDS encoding DUF1244 domain-containing protein; the protein is MSEQISDQQQLELEAAVYRRLVAHLQAKTDVQNIDLMNLADFCRNCLSKWYVAAAKDKNISLEYEQAREIVYGMPYPEWKDKYQKEATPEQLSAFAEAEKRRKG
- a CDS encoding homoserine O-acetyltransferase, with the protein product MMRRGEVLPEVNVAYEAWGNLSETHDNAVLVFTGLSPSAHACSSSEDPAPGWWEYMIGPGKPIDTNRFYVVCVNSLGSCFGSTSANSINPKTGKQYCSEFPELTIEDIAKAGHHAMQELDIEHLCAVIGASMGGMSSLAYALQYPDEVDHVVTISAACRSLPLAIAMRSLQREIVRCDPDWKNGCYEPDEEPKNGMVLARKLGLVSYRAAEEWNERFNRARIDPSRRSKDKFGIEFEVESYLDYNAHKFVENFDANSYLYLSRAMDLFDVAEHGGSVNAGLAKVHAKKTLVVGVDTDILFPIQQQEEIYNGIKNAGRNVEFERIASTKGHDAFLIDEELFSPIVRKFFAEIK
- the moeB gene encoding molybdopterin-synthase adenylyltransferase MoeB, with translation MATNTKDLNDDELLRYSRQIMLPQIGIEGQQKILDSKVLLFGAGGLGSPIAMYLVASGVGELTLVDPDTVDLSNLQRQILHCTKNLGEDKVLSAKQTLADLNSQTRVRTIKEILSGNSLEEEINRADVVVDATDNFQSRFAINAACVKSATALVTGAAIRFEGQVSVFDMQEGSACYQCLFPNVNSGQNETHENELEESCSETGILGSVTGLIGAIQATEVIKLLVNIGQTLSNKLLLIDALNMEWHSVKIKKDPKCATCSC
- the mobB gene encoding molybdopterin-guanine dinucleotide biosynthesis protein B, which gives rise to MQTISFDKPVIGFSAYSGSGKTTLLEKLIPILSARKLRVAVIKHAHHSFDIDHPEKDSYKIRKAGAQQILISSQKRWAMIHEHADENSELSLQEALQHISVRNIDLVIVEGFKSAPIAKIEIHRPTLKKPLISASDKYVIAIATDDPSQVESKLPLLDLNNIDMIANYVEQFLTKTKA
- a CDS encoding DUF1318 domain-containing protein, which codes for MKHKSILSSFLFGLALSACVTINIYFPAAAAEDAARVIVRDVLNEEEVEVTNEDQEENNQSNVEKLDNFTYLIASSVLNILISPAHAEANININTPAISALRGSLKSRAGSLKPHYVSGAVGLTGNANVQIRDQSLIPLKERNRVKKLVADENKERGALYAEIARANDHPEWEADIRSTFARVWVEEVAAGTWYQNADGAWVQK
- a CDS encoding YihY family inner membrane protein: MWSLKEKITDKIWGVDINTLPWWQGSMLSIVRFIHIMMDDFLDGQLNLRAMSLVFTTMLSIVPLIAVSFSVMKAFGVHNQMEPMLLQYLAPLGGQGQEIAQQIMGFVDNTKVGLLSGVGLALLFGIIVRLINKIESAFNYTWRVQQSGSLARRFSNYLSVIMVGPVLVFVAMGVTGTALNTSIAQAIIAVEPFGTLLSLATKLVPYLLIIAAFTFTYLFMPNTKVRFVPALMGGIAAGVLWQTVGWVFATVMSASISTSYTAIYSSFAFLFVFMIWLWWSWLILLVGSSVAFYKQHPEYLHINAHDLALTNRQKEEVALQIMAIIGQRFYANTTPVSVTTLVSSLHLPQQSIEQQLDLLVEHGLLVNIDQDELTYTPARPLEELSLKAVVDTVREPGPSSHIKSTLSANFNAVESALKNVDESLDQVLGSKTVKDMVNELNAGSDKLEGSAVTSIRNVERDK